The genomic window TGCCGAAAATTTTCTGGAAGGCGCCGAGGAGGTTCTGGCTGGAGAGGTGACGTTATTCGACCTGCTGGAGGCCATGAAGAAAATCCTGCAAGGAATTCCCCCCGAAGAGTTTCAAGAAATCTCCCTGGATCAACTGAGTATTAAGGAGAGGATCCATCAGATCATGGAACACCTCTGGGAAAAAGAGTCCCTGACCTTTGCCGAACTGTTTACCTCCACCACCCCCAGAGGGGAGATCATCGTGACTTTTTTGGCCCTGCTGGAGCTTCTCCGCTTGCGTATGATCAAGGTCTTCCAGGCTGAATCTTTTGGAACCATCCGGATTTTTGCGCCGCTCGGGCGAGAAGAAGGCCAGAAAAGAATAGAAGAAAGGATCCTGTAAAGTGGACGACACGCAACGAAAAGCTTTGATCGAAGCATTAATCTTCATTTCGGAAAACCCCCTCAGTTTGGAACGGATCAAAGAAGTCCTGGGCGAAGTTCAAAAAAAGGACCTCCAACATTTGCTATCCGAATTAATGGAAGAATATAGCCGCGCCGCGCGTGGCTTTACCCTAGTAGAAGTTGCCGAGGGCTTCCAATTTCGAACCCGTCCCGAGTACGCCGAATGGATTAAAAAATTGAAGAAGACCAAACCGCTTGGCCTCAGCCAGCCGGCTCTGGAAACTTTGGCCATCATCGCCTACAAACAACCCGTGGTGCGCGGGGAAGTGGAGAAGATCCGGGGAGTGGATTCCGGGGGCGTCTTACGCACTCTCCTCGAAAAAAAATTGATCAGGATCCTCGGGAAGAAAGACGTGCCGGGCAAACCGCTGGTTTACGGAACTTCCAAACAATTTCTGGAGATGTTCGGTTTGAAAGATCTATCCAGCCTTCCCACCCTTAAGGACATGGAAGGATTAGGTCCTCCTCCGGCAGAGGATCTTTTGCCCTTCGCCGACCCAACCGCAGAAGGGGAAGAGGGCATTGAGCACGGGAAGACTGAAATTTTGCCAGGCCAAGAGGCAGGAAACGATGAGCCCCCTGCAGAGATTGCCAAAGATCCTTTCTGAAATCGGGGTTGCCTCCCGGCGCCAAGCCGAGAATCTGATCCGGGAAGGGCGAGTCACCGTCAATGGACGAGCCGCCCAGATTGGTGATAAAGCCGATCCTGTTCAGGACCACATCAAAGTCGATGGCCGACGAGTTTTTCCTTCTGCCGCGAAAGTTTATGTCCTTTTAAACAAGCCCAAGGGCACGGTAACAACGGCAGAGGATCCGGAAGGAAGGACAACGGTTTTAGACCTGATAAAGGCTCCGCCAACTCGGCTGTTCCCCGTGGGCCGCCTGGATTATGATGCCGAGGGATTTCTCCTTTTGACCAATGATGGGGACCTGGCCCATCGCCTATCTCACCCTTCTTTTCGTATCCCCCGCACCTACCAAGTGAAAATAAAAGGTCAACCCAGTCCCGCAGAGATCGGAAGGTTAAGCCGGGGAATTTTTTTGGAGGATGGGCGCACGGCTCCCTGCCGCATCACGACTCTGAGAGGGACCGAAGACAATCTGTGGTTGGAGATGGTTTTGTATGAAGGAAGAAACCGGCAAGTGAAAAGGATGTGGAAAAAGCTCGGCTACCCCGTATTGAAACTGAAGCGGGTTGCTTTTGCCGGGCTGCACGTGGGTAGACTTCGGCCTGGGGAATACCGAAACCTTCGGCCCAGAGAAATACAGAAACTCAAAGAACTCGTGGCAAAAAAATCGCCGGGTGAACAGCAAAGCGATCGTTCTGGCACCAGGAATCATGGAAGCGGTAAGGAGGTGGGTTCATGAAATTTTCCAAAAAAGGAGACCGAGGGTTTACCAGCCTGCTGGGGGGCCAGAGGATTCCCAAATCCGGACCGAGGCCCGAAGCTTACGGCACCCTCGATGAGGCCAGTTCCGCCTTGGGAATTGCCAGAGCGGCGGCAACCAGGTTGAAGACCAAAGAAATCATCCTGGCCCTCCAGAAAGATCTCCTCATTCTTGGGGCGGAGCTGGCCACTGCTGCGGAGGATATGAAAAAGTACTCCTACCAAATTACCACGGAGCACATCGCCCGTTTAGAAGGTTTGATCGAAGAGTTACAAGTGGAAGTCAAACTAAAAAATGAATTTATCTTACCCGGTGCGACGATGGCTTCGGCAGCCATCGATCTGGCCCGGGCCATTGTTCGCCGGGCGGAACGAAAAGCCGTGCGTTTATTCCAGGAGAAAATTATCGACAATGTCGATGTGCTGCGCTTCCTGAACCGCCTCGCCGACTTGCTTTTCACCCTGGCCCGATATGAGGAAAATCAAGAGAAAACGTGAACTCCTTTGTCCGGATGGCTAAAAAAACGATCCAAAAATACGTCATGCTCCAACCTGGAGAACGAGTCGTGGTAGGTGTTTCCGGGGGCGCGGATTCCATGGCCCTCCTCCACGTACTTTGGGAATTGCGCCGGGATTTTCGTCTTTCCTTAGTCGTTGCCCACCTGGACCATGGGCTCCGCCCGGAGGGACGAGCTGAAAGATCCTTTGTCCGCAAGGCTTCGGTGCAATTGGGGATTCCTTTTATCAGCCGGAAGGTGGATGTACGGGAAAAACAAAAGGAACAACGCCTAACCCTGCAGGAGGCGGCGCGAGAAGTACGATATTCTTTCCTTCTGGAAGCAGCCAAAATTCATCAGGCCACAAAGATTGCCCTCGGGCACACGGCTGACGACCAGGCCGAGTCGATCATTATGCGACTCCTCCGGGGTTCCGGGACCCGCGGACTTGGGGGAATCCCTCCCGTGCGCGGGGAAGTTTTCATCCGGCCTCTCATTGAGTCCTGGCGGGAAGAGGTAGAACGCTTTCTGCAGGAAAGGAAGGTAGCTTTCTTAACCGATCCTTCCAATCGTTCCCTGCAGTTTTTGCGCAACCGGATCCGGCATGAACTCCTCCCCATCCTCCAGCAGTATAACCCCCGCTTGCGCCATACGCTGGTGCAAATGGCCGAAATATTCCGGGCGGAAGAGGATTTCTGGCAGAATCTCCTTAAGGAAAAATTTCCTTCATTGGTCCGGAGTCAGAAGAAGGGTTCGATCACTCTGGATATCCCTTCCCTGATTGCCCAGTCGCTACCCCTCCGCCTTAGATCTTTGCGGTATGCCACAGAAAAAATTTTGGGGCATTTGCGCCGGGTAGGACTTAGCCATATTTTGGCCATTAATAATCTCCTGCACAGTTCGGAACCCAATCAGAGCCTCCAGCTTCCTCAAGGACTTTGCCTGACCAAAGCCTATCAGGCCCTGACCTTTGCGCAATCCAGGGAAGAGATTCTTCCCTTTGAGTATTCCATCGCGGGACCGGGTTGTTGGGAAATCCCAGAGATTGGCCGGGCAATGAGGTTCGAGATATTAACATCCTATCCCCGAGTTAGGCCGAAAAGCTCTTCCTGGGTGGCCTTGCTGGATTTCGATAAAGTGGCTTTTCCCCTGACCATCCGCTCTTTTCGGCCTGGAGACCGCCTGCAGCCTCTGGGTATGGAAGGGGAGAAAAAAGTAAAAGACCTGTTCATCGATTACAAGATCCCTGCAACCCAGCGCAAGAAAATTCCCTTACTTTTCAAAAACGATCAACTTCTCTGGGTTGCCGGCGTCCGCCTCGACCACCGGGTTCGCCTGCAGCCGGAAACCCAAAAAGTCCTGCGGGTAGAACTTATTTAATCTCCATCCGCCGATTGCTTTTTTCATTGTTGCAAGCTTTAATTTGTGCTATAAATAACACTAGATTATTTGACTATTCATCCCATTCCACCTGAGGAAGCACGTAGAAAGAAATTTATGGGGGGAAAAAATTTGAGCCCCTTTTATAAAAACTTAGCTCTTTGGCTGGTCATCAGCTTGATGATGATTCTCCTCTTTAATCTTTTCAACCAACCGCGCACCTCCCAGGAAAAGGTAATTTTCAGTGAATTTTTGGCCGCCTTAGAACGGGGAGAAGTAAAAGAGGTTACGATCCAGGGACACAACCTCTACGGCCGTTATGCCAACCGCAAAGAATTCAAGACCTATGCGCCCAATTATCCTGACCTGATCAAAGCCCTAAAAGAAAAGGACGTGAAGATTTCGGCCAAGCCTGAAGACGATTCCCCCTGGTATATGACCCTGCTGGTCTCCTGGTTTCCGATGTTGCTTCTGATCGGCTTTTGGCTTTTTTTCATGCGCCAGATGCAAGCTGGCGGCACCAAAGCCATGTCCTTTGGCAAAGCCAAGGCCAAATGGCTCACCGAAAAACAACAAAAGATGACTTTTGTTGATGTAGCCGGCATTGAAGAATCGAAGGAAGAACTCCATGAAATCCTTGATTTTCTCCGCGATCCCAAAAAATTTACCATATTGGGGGGACGGATTCCCAAGGGGGTTCTGTTGGTAGGGGCCCCCGGAACCGGTAAGACGCTTTTAGCTCGGGCCATCGCAGGGGAAGCCAACGTTCCCTTCTTTTCCATCAGCGGTTCGGATTTTGTGGAAATGTTCGTGGGCGTGGGCGCCTCCAGGGTCCGGGATCTTTTCATCCAGGGGAAAAAGCATGCTCCCTGTATTATTTTCATCGATGAAATTGACGCGGTGGGGCGCCATCGGGGAGCTGGACTCGGGGGAGGGCACGACGAGCGCGAGCAGACTCTCAACCAACTATTGGTGGAAATGGATGGATTTGAATCCAACGAGGGAGTGATTATTGTAGCCGCTACCAACCGACCTGATGTTTTAGACCCCGCCCTCCTGCGCCCAGGGAGGTTTGACCGGCAAGTCGTGGTTCCCCGGCCCGACGTCAAAGGACGGGAGGAAATTTTAAGGGTCCATACGCGCAAAACTCCCTTAGCGGAGAATGTAAACCTTTCCGTGCTTTCCAGAGGCACTCCCGGCTTCACGGGGGCGGACCTGGAAAATCTGGTCAACGAGGCAGCCCTTTTGGCTGCGCGCCGGGGCAAAACCAAATTGGAAATGGATGATTTCGAAGCTTCCAAAGATAAGGTTCTGATGGGGGTTGAGCGGCGGACAATGTTTATCAGCGAAGAGGAAAAACGCCTTACCGCTTACCATGAGGCGGGCCACACCTTGGTAGCCAAATTTCTCCCCGGTGCTGACCCCATTCATAAAGTTACCATTATTCCCCGGGGTCGGGCCTTAGGAATAACCCAGCAACTACCTGCGGAAGACAAACATACCCTTTCCAAAGAATATATTATTAACAAGATTGCCATTTTTTTGGGGGGGCGGGCTGCGGAGGAGCTGGTCTTGAATACCCAGACCACTGGAGCTGGGAATGACCTGGAAATGGCCACGGAGTGGGCCCGAAAAATGGTCTGCGACTATGGAATGAGCGATAAAATAGGTCCTCTTACTTTCGGTAAAAAAGAGGAATATATTTTTCTCGGGCGGGAAATTGCTCAACGCAAAGATTACAGCGAAAAGACCGCTGTAGATATCGACACCGAAATCAAGCGGATCGTTTTAGAAAATTATGACCGGGCCAAGGATATAATTCTCCAGCATATGGAAAAAATTCATCACTTGGCGTCAGTTCTACTGGAAAAAGAAGTCCTGGCCGGGGAAGAAATTGACCAGGTATTGGGATTAAAAACATCCATTCCCGCATCTACCCCCCCCAAGGAATTGGTTCAAGAGGGGAGACTTCTTTAATAGAAGGGCAAAAGATCACGGGCCAAGGGTTGTGTTCTTTCTCTGCCCTGGTCTCTTGACCTTTGGCCCTTATTTTTTATTTATTCACCGCCGAGAACGCAGAGAGCGCCGCAATGAACCCTCTTTTTCTCCGTTTTCGCAAAAAAAGCTATGACCTTTCCCAGCGCACGCTCATCATGGGCGCGTTGAATGTAACCCCGGATTCTTTCTCCGATGGAGGTCACTTTTTTGATCGGGAAAAGGCAATAGAAGAAGGGTTGCGGTTGGCGCAGGGGGGCGCGGACATCCTGGACATCGGCGGGGAATCGACCCAACCCGGGGCGAAACCGTTAGATGCGGAGGAAGAAAAAAGACGGGTCATTCCGCTCATCCGGACCTTGGTTCAGAAGATCGACATCCCGATCTCCGTGGATACGCGGAAGGCACGCGTAGCGGAAAAGGCCTTGGAAACAGGGGCGGAAATGATCAACGACATTAGCGCCTTGAGGTTCGATGAACGCATGGCCGAAGTGGTGGCGAGATGGAAGGTTCCAGTGGTTCTTATGCACATGCGGGGCAATCCGGAAACCATGCAGCTCGATACCCATTATGATGATTTCTTAGGAGAGATTCTGAGTTTCTTCAGGGAGCGAGTGGCCTTCGCCGAATCTCGGGGAATTCCTGCAGACCAGATCGTTTTAGACCCGGGGATTGGTTTCGGGAAGTCGTTGGAAGAACAGCATAACCTGATCCTTTTAAAATATCTGCAAAACTTTAAGGTTCTGGAAAAACCTTTGCTCATCGGAACTTCCCGGAAAGCTTTCATCGGTAAAATACTGGGACTCCCTCCCCAAGAGAGAGAAGAGGGAACGATGGCTACGGTGGCCGTGGCCATTCTCAATGGAGCGAACATCGTGAGGGTACACGAAGTGGAAAGAATGCGCAGGGTTGTCCAGGTTACCGACGCGGTGCTACGATGTACCCTTCGAACCCCACTTTCCTGAATGGTCTTTAAAAGATTTGGAGGAGAAAGGAAATATGCGGAAACTCTTCGGGACAGATGGCATTCGGGGGGTGGCGAACATCGATCCGATGACCACCGAAATGGCCATGCAGTTAGGACGCGGGGTAGCCTATATTTTCAAGAATAAAGATAAACGTCACCGGATCGTCATCGGAAAAGATACCCGGCTTTCCGGATACATGCTGGAAAATGCCCTGGTAGCCGGTATTTGTTCCATGGGCGTGGATGTGCTTCTGGTTGGCCCATTACCTACTCCAGGTATTGCTTTCCTAACATCTTCGATGCGGGCAGATGCCGGGATTGTGATCTCAGCTTCCCATAACCCTTTTCAGGACAATGGCATCAAAATATTTTCTGGGAATGGGTTTAAACTCCCTGACCAGCTTGAAAACAAGATTGAGGAATTGATCTTCTCCGATCAGATTGATTCCTTGCGCCCTACGGCAGCCGAAGTGGGCAAAGCGTTCCGAGTGGATGATGCCGTAGGGAGATACGTCGTCTACCTAAAAAATTCCTATCCCAAAGAGTTTTCCCTGGACGGGATGAAAATCGTTTTGGATTGTGCGAACGGAGCAGCTTACCGGGTGGCTCCCGCAGTCTTTGAAGAGTTGGGAGCCGAGGTAATTGCTTGGAACATTGAACCTAACGGAGAGAACATTAACTGGCAATGCGGCTCCCTTTATCCGAAGTTAATCATGCAGAAGGTCAAGGATTGCGGGGCGGACATTGGGATTTCCCTGGACGGCGATGCAGATCGGGCTATCTTCTCTGATGAGCTGGGAAATCTTGTCGATGGGGACCGGATCATGGCCATCTGCGCCAATAGCCTGCACCAAGGCAAACGGTTAAGACGGAATACCCTGGTCGCCACGGTCATGAGCAATCTGGGTTTGGACTTGGCCATGAAGGAACGGGGAATTAAGGTCTTGCATACCCAGGTGGGGGATCGCTACGTGGTAGAAGAAATGGCCCGCGGCGGCTATAACTTAGGTGGCGAACAATCTGGCCACTTGATCTTTCTCGACTACAATACTACGGGCGATGGCGTTCTTTCGGCCTTGCAGGTTTTGGCAGTAATGAAAAGGGAAAATAAACGGCTATCGGAACTGGCAAAAATTATGACTCCGTTTCCTCAGGTACTGCTCAATGTCCCGGTCCGGCAAAAAAAAGATCCGCAGCGTATTCCCGAAATAGCTTCTCTCCTTAAAAAGATTGAGGCCAAATTAGTCGATCGCGGGCGCATCCTGGTGCGCTCTTCCGGAACGGAAAGCTTGATCCGGGTTATGGTGGAAGGGGAAAACGAGAAGGAAATCTCTGCCTTCGCGGAACAGATTGCTGAGTGTATTCGGAAAAAAATGGTGGATTAAATAGCGCTCAGCAATCAGTTTTCAGCGATCAGCAATATAAAACGAAAAAACAATAATTTTTAGAGAGTCCGGGGGAATTAAGTTTTCCAACTGAAGGCTGATCGCTGACAGCTGGAAGCTATGGGAAGGAGATAATAGTGCCCAAGCTCTCAGTAAATGTTGACCACGTGGCCACTCTCCGGCAAGCCCGGGGAGGAAAACAACCCGATCCCGTGGCCGCGGCCATCATCGCCGAACTTGCCGGGGCCGATGGGATTATTGTCCATCTGCGGGAAGATCGGAGGCACATCCAGGATCGGGATTTGGAGTTGTTACGCCAAGTCGTTAAAACCCGCATTAATTTAGAGCTGGCCAACACCGAGGAGATCATCCAAATGGCTTTGAGGGTCAAACCGGACCTGGTCACTTTTGTGCCGGAGCGTCGCCAAGAGCTGACGACAGAAGGGGGATTGGATGTTCAGTCCCACCGGGCTTCCCTCCAAAAAAATATACAGAGGCTGAAGAAGGCTGGGATTCCATCCAGTCTTTTCATCGATGCCAACCCCTTGCAGGTTAAGGCCAGCAAACAGGTAGGAGCTGATTGCGTGGAAATCCATACGGGGCAATATGCCGATGCGCCTGACGGCCAGGCCCGGCAAAAAGAATTTCTCCGGATCGCGCAAGCCATCCGGCAAGCCCGCCGCCTTGGCCTGCGGGTCAACATCGGGCACGGCTTGGATTACCGAAACGTCTCTCCCTTTACGGCCCTGCCTGGGATTGAAGACTATAGCATTGGACATAGTATTATCTCGAGGGCTGTGCTGGTGGGGCTGGATCGGGCGGTACGCGAGATGAAGGATTTAATAAATCAGCATACAGGAGACAGAATTCGGAATCCAGAATAAATAAGATTTTTTCTTCTCCTGCCTTCTGCCTTCTGAATTCTGGATACTAAGAACTATGATCTACGGGATTGGCATCGATCTTGTTCAGGTAAAGCGAATCGAGCAAGCCCTGGAACGATGGGGAGATCGATTTAAAAACAAAGTATTTACCCCAGGAGAAATTGATTATTGCTCGAGGAAAAGAAACTCTTCCCCGAATTACGCCGCCCGTTTTGCCGCCAAGGAGGCTTTGGTTAAAGCCCTGGGTATAGGAATGAGGAAGGGAGTTCACTGGAAAGATGTTGAAGTGGCTCGGGGGCCACTGGGCAAGCCCTTGTTAAAATTAAGCAGCCAGGCAGCGGAAGTATGTAAGCAAGAAAAAATCGCAGGGATCTTCGTGAGCATCACCCATGACCAGGAATACAGCAGCGCCATCGTCGTACTGGAAAAGTAAAGGACGAATAAATTAGCCACAGAGGGCACAGAGAACCCAGGCGGCGTTCTCTTCGCTCTCTGTGGTGAACCCTAAAGGGAAAAAGATGAAGCTGGCGACGGCAGAGATTATGAGGAGGCTGGATCAAAGGGCCATTGAGGAATTCGGCATTCCAGGATTGGTGTTGATGGAAAACGCGGCCAGATCCACGGTGAGCGCGATGTTCCGGCTTTTTCCTGACCTTTTGACCAAACGCGTAGGAATATTTGCCGGCCGGGGGAATAATGGAGGAGATGCCTTTGCCGTAGCCCGTTACCTACTCAATCGCGGGGTATTTTGCCAGGTATACCTTCTCACCGCCCAGGAAGAAGTGCAGGGCGACGCGGCCACGAACTTAAAAATTCTAACCCGCATGGGGGGAGAAATTTTCTCTGTCTTGAACGTGGAGGAGTTAGAAGCTCGCCAAGCTCAGGTCGCTAAGAATGATCTCCTCATTGATGGAATTTTAGGCACAGGCCTGAAAGGTCCCGTAAAAGGGCTCTACCGGGAGGTCATTGAATTCATCAATTCTCTCCATCTTCCCGTGGTGGCCATTGACATCCCCTCCGGATTGGATGCGGACAAAGGTCAAGTACTTGGTACCTGTATCCGCGCCAGTTTAACGGTCACTTTTGGGCTGGCCAAAAGGGGTCTTCTGGTACAGCCGGGGCTACAGTTCGTCGGGAAACTGGTTATTGCGGATATCTCCATTCCTTCCTCTGCCATTGAAGCTGAGCGAATTAAAGATAACCTGATCGAAGGGAGTGAATTTTCTCATCTCCTCCTTCCCAAAAAGCCCAACGCCCATAAAGGTGACTTTGGCCATCTGTTGGTCCTTGCCGGGTCCCCTGGAAAAACTGGGGCTGCGGCCATGGTCTGTCAGGCAGCCGTGAGGGTTGGAACCGGACTGGTTACCTTGGGCATCCCCGAGAGCTTAAACCCTATTATGGAAGTGAAAATTACGGAAGCCATGACCGAGCCTCTGCCGGAAACGCAAGATAAAACTCTCGCCTTTAGAGGCCATAAGAGGATCCGCGACCTTTTCTTCCACAAGAATGCCCTGGCCATTGGACCGGGTCTTTCCGTGAATCCGGAGACTGCCCGTTTGATCCGCAGAGTGGCCTTGGAAACCGATCTTCCCATGGTCATCGATGCCGATGGTCTGACCGCCTTTGCGGGCAAGATGGATTTGATCAGTAAAAAGAAGGGATGGGTCGTCTTTACTCCCCACCCTGGGGAGATGGCCCGGCTTTTGGAATCCTCTGTGCAGGAAATTCAACGAGATCGGATTCAAATAGCCAGAAATTTCGCCGAGACGTACGGCCTGATTTTAATATTGAAGGGAGCAAACTCAATTGTCGCCAGCCCGGAGGGAGAGATATTCATCAACCCCACGGGGAACCCAGGAATGGCCTCGGGCGGGATGGGAGATGTGCTCACCGGGATGGTGGGTGGGTTTCTCGCCCAGGGTTTTGTTCCGCTGGAGGCGGCGAAACTCGGCGTGTTCCTTCATGGGTTAGCGGGTGATTTGGTGGCCCACAAGAAGGGGGAAAGAGGAATGGCGGCCACGGACCTGCTTGAGGAAACTCCCCGGCTTTTACGAGCGTTGGCCCGCAGGAATGATCAAATCGATGATTTTTCTATTCCCCTAAGTGCCGCAAGGGTAGATTGAGCTGCCATGAACCCGGGAGGGCAAACAGAAAGGACCTGGAGGGTAAAGACGAAGAGCCCTGATCAAACGATGCATCTGGGCCAGATTTGCGGCGAATTGCTCACCCAAGGTTCGGTCATCGCCCTCATGGGGGACCTGGGCACCGGAAAAACCGTTTTCGCCAAAGGAGTAGCCAAAGGAGTCGGGGTGGTGGACGAGAGGGAAGTCACCAGTCCTTCTTTTGTCCTGGTGAATGAATACCAAGGTCGGTTCCCTGTATACCATGTAGATCTTTATCGCCTGGATAATGCGAGGGAGGTTCAAGATCTGGGCTGGGAAGAACTAATTTCCACTCCGGGAGTAACCTTGATCGAATGGGCGGAAAAAGTCTTACAGCTCCTGCCAGAGGAAAGAACGGAAGTTCACTTCGAGTGGGTAAGCGCTATTGAGCGAAAACTGATGTTCGTCGGCAAAGGCGAGGTTGCCCAAGGTTTGGTGCAATCCCTGGGCGAAAAATGGATGAAGGAGGAGTGAAGTGGCACTCATTGTCCAGAAATACGGGGGCACTTCTGTAGGGGATTTGAGTCGGATCCGCAATGTCGCCCGCCGCGTTGCTAAGACCCGTCAAGAGGGAAATGATGTGGTGGTAGTGGTTTCGGCCATGTCGGGGGAAACCGACCGGCTTATCCAACTCGCTTATCAAGCGAGCGACAACCCTGACCTGCGGGAATATGATGCTTTGATTTCTACGGGAGAACAAGTGAGCATGGCCTTGCTGGCCATTACCCTCAATGCCATGGGGGTTCCGTCAAAGTCATTTTTAGCACCCCAGATACG from Deltaproteobacteria bacterium includes these protein-coding regions:
- the tsaE gene encoding tRNA (adenosine(37)-N6)-threonylcarbamoyltransferase complex ATPase subunit type 1 TsaE; translated protein: MNPGGQTERTWRVKTKSPDQTMHLGQICGELLTQGSVIALMGDLGTGKTVFAKGVAKGVGVVDEREVTSPSFVLVNEYQGRFPVYHVDLYRLDNAREVQDLGWEELISTPGVTLIEWAEKVLQLLPEERTEVHFEWVSAIERKLMFVGKGEVAQGLVQSLGEKWMKEE